In a single window of the Zea mays cultivar B73 chromosome 5, Zm-B73-REFERENCE-NAM-5.0, whole genome shotgun sequence genome:
- the LOC100281962 gene encoding E3 ubiquitin-protein ligase RHA1B — translation MGFPPVCCCAPIPKPVVAFCNLLGAIKDAVLLTLAAVGFPHDAARGSADAHQPEEVKTRLPAVEYAQLLAEQQPSPATHAACIVCLDTLEAADEVRRLGNCAHAFHRACIDRWIDLGRTTCPLCRSDLLPSPRGRAGLLGLGRLASRLTRVRVW, via the coding sequence ATGGGGTTCCCGCCGGTGTGCTGCTGCGCCCCCATCCCCAAGCCGGTCGTCGCCTTCTGCAACCTGCTCGGCGCCATCAAGGACGCCGTCCTGCTGACGCTCGCCGCCGTGGGCTTCCCGCACGACGCCGCGCGCGGCTCGGCGGACGCCCACCAGCCCGAGGAGGTGAAGACCCGGCTCCCCGCCGTGGAGTACGCCCAGCTCCTGGCCGAGCAGCAGCCGTCGCCCGCCACCCACGCGGCCTGCATCGTTTGCCTGGACACGCTGGAGGCGGCGGACGAGGTGCGGCGGCTGGGCAACTGCGCGCACGCCTTCCACCGGGCCTGCATCGACCGTTGGATCGACCTAGGCCGGACGACGTGCCCGCTGTGCCGCTCCGACCTCCTGCCAAGCCCCCGGGGCCGGGCCGGGCTGCTCGGGCTGGGCCGGCTCGCCAGCCGTCTCACGCGCGTTCGCGTTTGGTGA